A single region of the Saprospiraceae bacterium genome encodes:
- a CDS encoding SdrD B-like domain-containing protein — translation MKHFFTFWALFALVLSNSFSLKAVDNTLADLTDCSCPGNLLVNPSFEGSTYGWSWAGGNFYTGTGYQVCGSNNGYLYATTSNAWVWQQVNNIAAGTKLNLSFWAGTHNPNYNHFVRIAFYNASGGYISSQTQSVDYDVDIYGNIKFYAISATAPSGTSYIRVEGYASGDYLKIDQVCLTAETCNLSLVCESNLNSSGWIIESDCAVAVCEGDQVQLSVNPNGLASYQWTGPNGFSYSSSSSSDISISNFSLSKAGIYSVTATDAYGCTASTEILVGLSNTCAADECIVRNVSNTSGCLESSSYGFWWNGVAYIFTSGATFVEYPDGTAVLTGRVNANNGSGKWFDVAAVFTGRTSGTPSGSPKHPSCYSSNTSNWYYYTGLSGYISGSEGVFNLSRKGEAFQVGKGANLNENVMGASGWFKAGGADGDFNFRLSGTEGDPCVCNNVTSGGQIGNPQQGCEPSFDPATLVNISFPSGGTGTIEYIWLKSTTTCTAPTSENDPNWILISGATGSAYNPGAITETTCFIRCARRDGCEDYVGESNVITITVNPNPDLAEEYRIDGGSWVLGNSLTVCEGQDVDLNFQGVGYQNWTFVWSGPNGFSQTNNNPSNTNNDLISLTNITHNQEGTYTVTYTNPSGCSKTEYFYITVEELPSATVTTTNASCGESNGLITFAFADNPSRSSIEFSKDGGITYPLNFPDNAGTASFENLAPGTYNLWVRWGNNDCPIDLGNVTLYDQPGAVVNAGPDKTICEGESVTLTASATGGTGNLTYTWSNGESGPSITVSPTSTKTYTVTVIDQNGCTASDNAKVNVNPTPTITISDKDCLPGDQFAFYFVDINVINADNVTASAGIVLNNGNGSFTIGAIPNGSDVVITAINTATTCQKELTISSPTCRCPDLDAPINEGDKAVCFGETLPVLTVSLSNNASNLTVDWYDAPTAGNLLAAGTLSYTPTTAGTFYTETRKTDSDCKSAARTPVSLTIHPLPNANAGTDQTICSFESASLTASGGISYLWNTGETVATISVNPSVTTTYSVEVTDENGCRATDEVVVTVLEAPTATFERSNPTCEQENGTITFVFPDHPSRSNIEFSIDGGITYPYQSADNAGSLIVSDLGEGSYALSVRWGNDECPLNLGTATLSNQASPTVNVGEDKTICEGNEITLTATGSGNGTLSYTWSNGATGPSIIVSPINNQKYTVTIEDENGCTQTDEVEVFVNPSPHVAAGPDVSICAGQGIELIATVIDGTPDYSYLWSNGETTAAITVNPFVTTTYTVIVTDSKGCSDTDQVIVTVASENCASLGDYVWEDLNGNGIQDDGDTGVEGVTVNLKDENGEVIETTTGPDGSYRFTDLAPGTYSVQFELPSGYNFSPINVDDDALDSDADPTMNGMTASITLDPGENDNKLDAGIYQPASLGDYVWEDLNGNGIQDDGDTGVEGVTVNLKDENGEVIETTTTGPDGSYSFTDLAPGTYSVQFVLPSGGYTYSPLNVGDDALDSDANSAMGGMTALTTLQSGENDPTLDAGIYQTASLGDYVWEDLNGNGIQDDGDTGVEGVTVNLKDENGEVFRTTTTGPDGAYSFTELIPGTYSVQFVLPSGYQYSPLNIGDDALDSDADPTQNGMTATTTLASGENDPTLDAGIYQTASLGDYVWEDLNGNGIQDDGDTGVEGVTVNLKDESGDVIETTTTGPDGSYSFTGLDPGTYSVQFVLPSGYTYSPVNIGDDALDSDADPAQNGMTATTTLESGENDPTLDAGIYQTTSLGDYVWEDLNGNGIQDDGDTGVEGVTVNLKDESGEVIETTTTGPDGSYSFTGLDPGTYSVQFVLPSGYQYSPLNIGDDALDSDADPAQNGMTATTTLASGENDPTLDAGIYQTASLGDYVWEDLNGNGIQDDGDTGVEGVTVNLKDESGDVIETTTTGPDGSYSFTGLDPGTYSVQFVLPSGYQQPCKHRR, via the coding sequence ATGAAACATTTTTTTACATTTTGGGCATTGTTTGCCTTGGTTTTAAGCAATAGTTTTTCTCTAAAAGCGGTGGATAATACCTTGGCGGATTTAACGGATTGTTCTTGTCCGGGTAACCTATTGGTTAATCCTAGTTTTGAAGGTTCTACCTATGGTTGGTCTTGGGCTGGGGGCAATTTTTATACGGGAACGGGCTACCAAGTTTGCGGATCGAATAACGGATACCTTTATGCCACCACAAGTAATGCCTGGGTTTGGCAGCAGGTAAATAATATTGCAGCAGGCACTAAGTTGAACCTTAGTTTTTGGGCTGGAACGCATAATCCTAATTATAATCATTTTGTACGGATTGCATTTTATAATGCTAGTGGTGGTTATATTTCGAGTCAAACACAGTCGGTAGATTATGATGTAGATATTTATGGTAATATAAAGTTTTATGCTATTTCAGCTACGGCCCCAAGTGGTACGTCTTATATTCGGGTAGAGGGGTATGCCAGTGGCGATTACCTGAAAATTGACCAAGTATGCCTTACTGCGGAGACTTGTAATTTATCTTTGGTATGTGAATCAAACCTAAACAGCAGTGGTTGGATAATTGAATCAGATTGTGCGGTAGCGGTTTGTGAAGGAGATCAAGTACAATTGAGTGTTAATCCAAATGGCTTAGCTTCCTATCAGTGGACGGGGCCAAATGGTTTTTCCTATAGCAGTTCTTCTAGTAGTGATATTAGCATTTCAAATTTTAGCTTAAGTAAAGCGGGGATATACTCGGTTACGGCCACTGATGCTTATGGTTGTACCGCCAGTACTGAAATACTGGTTGGATTGAGTAATACTTGTGCTGCTGATGAGTGTATTGTGCGTAATGTAAGCAATACATCGGGTTGTTTGGAATCATCTTCTTATGGTTTTTGGTGGAATGGCGTGGCCTATATTTTTACTAGCGGAGCAACATTTGTTGAATACCCTGATGGTACAGCTGTATTGACCGGTAGGGTAAATGCGAACAACGGTTCAGGTAAGTGGTTTGATGTTGCTGCTGTTTTTACTGGCAGAACATCTGGAACACCATCGGGGAGCCCAAAGCATCCCTCTTGTTATTCCTCCAATACATCGAATTGGTACTATTATACGGGGCTAAGCGGCTATATATCGGGCAGTGAAGGAGTTTTTAACCTATCCAGAAAAGGAGAAGCATTCCAGGTGGGAAAAGGAGCCAATTTGAATGAAAATGTGATGGGGGCAAGTGGATGGTTTAAGGCGGGAGGAGCTGATGGCGATTTCAATTTCAGATTGTCGGGTACAGAGGGAGACCCATGTGTTTGTAATAATGTAACTTCAGGAGGGCAGATAGGAAACCCTCAACAGGGTTGCGAGCCTTCCTTTGATCCAGCCACCCTGGTTAATATTTCATTTCCGAGTGGTGGCACAGGGACAATTGAGTATATATGGTTAAAGAGTACAACTACTTGCACGGCCCCTACCTCTGAAAATGATCCCAATTGGATCCTTATTAGTGGGGCAACGGGGTCTGCTTATAATCCTGGGGCGATCACCGAGACAACTTGTTTCATTCGCTGTGCTCGTCGAGATGGTTGTGAAGATTATGTGGGTGAATCTAATGTAATTACCATTACGGTAAACCCCAATCCTGATTTAGCAGAAGAATATCGAATTGATGGCGGCAGTTGGGTGCTTGGAAATAGTTTGACTGTTTGTGAAGGCCAGGATGTAGATCTAAACTTTCAGGGAGTAGGGTATCAAAATTGGACATTTGTATGGTCTGGGCCGAATGGCTTTTCTCAAACCAATAATAACCCCAGTAATACTAATAATGATTTAATCAGTCTAACTAATATAACCCATAATCAGGAGGGCACCTATACTGTAACTTATACGAATCCTAGTGGTTGTAGTAAAACGGAATATTTTTACATTACTGTTGAAGAATTACCTTCGGCTACCGTTACCACGACAAACGCTAGTTGTGGAGAATCCAATGGCTTGATAACTTTTGCCTTTGCAGATAATCCTTCCCGATCAAGTATTGAATTCAGTAAAGACGGCGGCATTACTTATCCACTTAACTTTCCGGACAATGCAGGAACTGCCTCTTTTGAAAATCTGGCACCAGGAACCTATAACCTTTGGGTTCGGTGGGGAAACAATGATTGCCCAATTGATTTAGGTAATGTAACGCTTTATGATCAGCCTGGCGCAGTCGTCAATGCTGGACCCGATAAAACCATTTGTGAAGGAGAAAGTGTTACCCTAACCGCCTCCGCTACGGGAGGAACAGGTAACCTTACTTATACCTGGAGTAATGGTGAGAGCGGCCCAAGTATTACGGTGTCTCCAACAAGTACTAAAACCTATACAGTAACCGTAATAGATCAGAATGGTTGTACAGCCAGTGATAATGCCAAGGTAAATGTTAATCCAACGCCAACTATTACCATTTCTGACAAGGACTGTCTACCTGGAGACCAGTTCGCTTTTTATTTTGTTGATATTAACGTAATCAACGCGGATAATGTGACGGCTTCAGCAGGTATTGTGTTAAATAATGGCAATGGTTCTTTTACGATTGGGGCGATTCCTAATGGTTCCGATGTAGTAATTACTGCCATAAATACAGCAACCACCTGCCAAAAAGAATTAACGATCTCTTCGCCTACCTGTCGTTGTCCTGATTTGGATGCACCTATTAATGAAGGCGATAAAGCGGTATGTTTTGGAGAAACGCTTCCAGTGCTCACTGTTTCATTAAGTAATAATGCATCAAATTTAACAGTGGACTGGTATGATGCACCAACGGCAGGTAATTTGCTAGCTGCTGGAACATTATCCTATACTCCAACAACAGCGGGTACATTTTACACCGAAACGCGTAAAACGGATAGTGACTGTAAAAGCGCTGCTCGCACCCCTGTTAGTTTAACAATTCATCCATTACCCAATGCCAATGCAGGAACTGACCAAACCATTTGTTCATTTGAATCTGCTAGTTTAACGGCATCAGGGGGCATATCATATTTGTGGAACACAGGTGAAACGGTAGCAACTATTAGCGTAAATCCAAGTGTAACAACTACCTATTCGGTGGAAGTGACAGATGAAAATGGCTGTCGTGCAACGGATGAGGTAGTTGTAACTGTGTTGGAAGCTCCAACTGCAACATTTGAAAGAAGTAATCCGACTTGCGAGCAGGAAAATGGTACGATTACCTTTGTTTTTCCTGATCACCCAAGTCGGTCCAATATCGAATTTAGTATTGATGGAGGTATTACCTATCCTTATCAAAGTGCAGATAATGCTGGTTCCCTTATCGTTAGTGATCTGGGAGAAGGAAGTTATGCACTATCGGTAAGATGGGGCAATGATGAATGTCCGCTGAATTTGGGTACAGCGACCCTTAGCAACCAAGCCAGTCCAACAGTAAATGTAGGTGAAGATAAGACCATTTGTGAAGGCAATGAAATAACCCTTACTGCCACAGGATCTGGTAATGGGACCCTATCGTACACTTGGAGTAATGGGGCTACAGGGCCAAGTATTATTGTTTCGCCCATTAATAACCAAAAATACACAGTTACTATCGAAGATGAAAATGGATGTACCCAAACAGATGAAGTGGAGGTATTTGTAAATCCATCTCCTCATGTAGCTGCTGGACCAGATGTTAGTATCTGTGCTGGTCAAGGGATTGAGTTAATAGCTACGGTGATTGATGGAACACCCGACTATTCCTATTTATGGAGTAATGGAGAAACGACCGCAGCTATCACCGTTAATCCTTTTGTTACAACCACCTACACGGTCATAGTAACTGATAGTAAAGGTTGTAGCGATACAGACCAAGTTATCGTAACCGTTGCAAGTGAAAATTGTGCGAGCCTAGGCGATTACGTCTGGGAGGACCTCAATGGCAATGGCATTCAGGATGATGGCGACACGGGCGTCGAGGGTGTCACCGTGAACTTGAAAGATGAGAATGGTGAAGTGATTGAGACGACGACAGGCCCCGATGGTTCCTATCGTTTTACTGATTTAGCACCAGGTACCTATAGTGTGCAGTTTGAACTACCAAGTGGCTATAACTTTAGTCCAATAAATGTAGATGATGATGCATTAGATAGTGATGCCGACCCAACAATGAATGGCATGACGGCAAGCATTACGCTTGATCCTGGTGAAAATGACAATAAATTGGATGCCGGTATTTACCAACCAGCAAGTTTAGGTGATTACGTCTGGGAAGACCTGAATGGCAATGGCATCCAGGATGATGGCGACACGGGCGTTGAGGGCGTGACAGTGAACTTGAAAGATGAGAATGGGGAGGTGATTGAGACGACTACGACGGGCCCCGATGGTTCTTATAGCTTCACGGATTTAGCACCAGGAACCTATAGTGTACAATTCGTTTTACCTTCCGGAGGATATACCTATAGTCCATTAAATGTAGGTGATGATGCTTTGGATAGTGATGCTAATTCTGCAATGGGTGGTATGACTGCGTTAACCACTTTGCAGAGTGGAGAAAATGATCCAACCTTGGATGCGGGTATCTACCAAACAGCGAGCCTGGGCGATTATGTCTGGGAAGATCTTAACGGCAATGGCATCCAGGATGATGGCGATACAGGCGTCGAGGGCGTGACGGTGAACTTGAAAGATGAGAATGGGGAGGTGTTTAGAACTACTACGACAGGTCCTGACGGTGCTTATAGTTTTACGGAATTAATACCAGGTACTTACAGTGTACAATTTGTCTTACCAAGTGGCTATCAGTACAGTCCATTAAATATAGGCGATGATGCCTTGGATAGCGATGCTGATCCTACCCAAAACGGCATGACGGCGACGACTACGTTAGCCAGCGGCGAAAATGATCCAACCTTGGATGCCGGTATCTATCAAACGGCGAGCCTAGGTGACTACGTCTGGGAAGACCTCAACGGCAATGGCATCCAGGATGATGGCGACACGGGCGTTGAGGGCGTAACGGTGAACTTGAAAGATGAGAGTGGGGATGTGATTGAGACAACTACGACTGGTCCCGATGGTTCTTATAGCTTCACAGGTTTAGACCCCGGTACTTACAGCGTACAATTTGTCTTACCAAGTGGTTATACATACAGCCCCGTAAACATAGGCGATGACGCCTTAGATAGCGATGCTGATCCAGCGCAAAACGGTATGACGGCCACCACCACGCTAGAAAGTGGTGAAAATGATCCAACCTTAGATGCGGGTATTTACCAAACAACCAGCCTGGGCGATTACGTCTGGGAAGATCTCAACGGCAATGGCATCCAGGATGATGGCGACACGGGCGTTGAGGGCGTGACGGTGAACTTGAAAGATGAGAGCGGGGAAGTGATTGAGACGACCACGACAGGTCCCGATGGTTCTTATAGCTTCACAGGTTTAGACCCCGGTACTTACAGCGTACAATTTGTCTTACCAAGTGGTTACCAGTACAGTCCATTAAACATAGGCGATGACGCTTTGGATAGCGATGCTGATCCAGCGCAAAACGGTATGACGGCCACCACTACGTTAGCCAGTGGGGAAAATGATCCAACCTTGGATGCCGGTATCTATCAAACAGCGAGCTTAGGCGATTATGTCTGGGAAGATCTCAACGGCAATGGCATCCAGGATGATGGCGACACGGGCGTTGAGGGCGTGACGGTGAACTTGAAAGATGAGAGTGGGGATGTGATTGAGACAACTACGACTGGTCCCGATGGTTCTTATAGCTTCACAGGTTTAGACCCCGGTACTTACAGCGTGCAATTTGTCTTACCAAGTGGTTACCAACAGCCCTGTAAACATAGGCGATGA
- a CDS encoding LytTR family transcriptional regulator DNA-binding domain-containing protein, whose amino-acid sequence MIYSLVILDADLRTRAVCEQVLKAKPLSKIHLAGLATEINCGKKLLAKTKPDILILGDNLPNDTFLSLLNDEQFKVPSVLIVAASDTEHSFAALKKGALDYLLKPLSNGHLEAALLRGLEKLMKQPRIDDKLPLLSIDQRLLVKNTNGTFFISRSSIIRCQSEEGYTTIFCHGKHPTLVLSKTLKSVEEKLKEDRFVRVHQSHLINLDAIVDVEADQTSMVLEMVDGARIPVSHRRRSLLLSKLPSI is encoded by the coding sequence ATGATCTATTCCTTGGTCATCTTGGACGCGGATTTGCGAACGCGTGCAGTATGCGAGCAAGTTTTAAAGGCAAAGCCGCTATCAAAGATACATTTGGCAGGTTTGGCTACCGAAATAAATTGTGGCAAGAAATTGCTGGCAAAAACGAAGCCAGATATTCTTATTTTAGGAGATAATTTACCAAACGATACTTTTCTATCCTTATTAAATGATGAGCAATTCAAAGTGCCTAGTGTTTTGATTGTTGCGGCTTCTGATACGGAGCATTCCTTTGCGGCCCTGAAAAAAGGCGCGCTAGATTACCTACTAAAGCCACTTTCTAATGGTCACCTTGAAGCGGCATTGCTGCGGGGGTTGGAAAAACTTATGAAGCAGCCAAGAATTGATGACAAGCTCCCTCTTTTATCGATTGATCAGCGTTTACTTGTAAAGAATACAAACGGTACTTTTTTTATCTCAAGGTCTTCCATTATTCGGTGTCAATCAGAGGAAGGGTATACGACTATTTTTTGTCACGGAAAACATCCTACTTTGGTTTTATCAAAGACCCTAAAAAGTGTAGAGGAAAAGCTAAAGGAGGATAGGTTTGTTCGAGTTCATCAATCTCACCTTATCAACCTGGATGCCATTGTAGATGTTGAGGCAGATCAAACCAGTATGGTTTTGGAAATGGTTGATGGAGCACGCATACCCGTTTCTCATCGGCGAAGATCTCTTTTGCTATCAAAGTTGCCAAGCATTTAG
- a CDS encoding ABC transporter ATP-binding protein: MSITKEELSLKEQFNALNNLPRFFKLIWQTHKGMSIGNVLLRVIKSAIPLIMLYIGKEIIDEIILLMEKGGEAGRSYLWLMLGLELALGVISDLISRAISLLDSLLGDLVSNRTSVDLIKHAASLDLYQFENAEFYDKLERARRQTTGRTVLMTQVLSQFQDIITLLFLGAGLVAFNPWLILILIVAVIPSFLGETHFNQRTYSLTRSWTPERRELDYLRYIGASDQFAKEVKTFNLADFIANRFEILSNNYYKANRNLVVSRAAWGSLLSTLGTIAYYGAYIFIIIQTVSGLITLGTLTFLSGSFKNMQSRLQSIMTRFSSIAASALYLQDLFDFFSIQPSIKTADNAALFPEKLVDGFRFENVSFKYPNSDKWAIRNLSFHLSPGEKLALVGENGAGKTTLVKLLARLYEPTEGRVLLEGIDLRAYDLKDVRDHIGIIFQDYMRFQLKAGENIAVGNIEALREQSTIEMAAHKSLANTVIESLPGKYDQMLGKRFADGLELSGGQWQKIALARAYMRDAQLLILDEPTSALDARAEHEVFQRFSDLIEDKSAVLISHRFSTVRMADRILVLENGRLLELGSHEELLQKDGKYAELFHLQAQGYI; this comes from the coding sequence ATGTCAATTACAAAAGAGGAGCTCTCCCTGAAAGAGCAATTTAATGCCTTAAATAACCTTCCCCGATTTTTCAAATTGATTTGGCAGACCCATAAAGGGATGAGTATTGGCAATGTTTTACTGCGGGTGATAAAGTCTGCGATTCCTTTAATCATGTTGTACATTGGGAAAGAGATTATTGATGAGATCATATTGCTGATGGAAAAAGGGGGGGAAGCTGGTCGAAGCTACTTGTGGCTTATGCTTGGCTTGGAATTGGCGTTAGGGGTAATTTCAGATCTTATCAGCAGGGCGATTTCGTTATTGGATAGCTTGTTGGGCGATTTGGTGTCGAACAGGACCTCTGTAGATTTGATAAAACACGCAGCCAGTTTGGATTTATATCAGTTTGAGAATGCGGAATTTTATGATAAATTGGAACGAGCACGTCGGCAAACTACCGGTCGGACGGTACTAATGACCCAAGTCTTATCGCAATTTCAGGATATAATTACCCTTCTTTTTCTAGGTGCGGGCTTGGTTGCCTTTAATCCCTGGTTGATTTTAATTCTAATCGTTGCCGTTATTCCCTCTTTTTTGGGGGAGACCCATTTCAATCAAAGAACCTACTCGCTGACGAGGAGTTGGACCCCTGAGAGAAGAGAGCTCGATTATTTGCGATATATAGGTGCCAGCGACCAATTTGCCAAGGAGGTGAAGACCTTTAATTTGGCGGATTTTATAGCAAATCGCTTTGAAATATTATCTAACAACTATTATAAAGCCAACCGTAATCTCGTTGTAAGTAGAGCTGCGTGGGGGAGTTTATTGTCGACATTAGGTACCATAGCTTATTATGGGGCCTATATTTTCATCATTATTCAGACGGTAAGTGGCTTAATTACGCTAGGAACCCTAACCTTTCTATCCGGTAGCTTTAAAAACATGCAATCTCGGTTACAATCCATCATGACCCGTTTTTCAAGTATTGCTGCTTCCGCCTTATACCTTCAGGACCTCTTTGATTTTTTCAGTATTCAGCCATCGATAAAAACAGCGGACAATGCAGCGTTATTTCCTGAAAAGCTGGTAGATGGATTTAGGTTTGAAAATGTTAGTTTCAAATACCCCAATAGTGATAAATGGGCTATTCGCAATTTGTCTTTTCATCTCTCGCCAGGGGAGAAACTGGCCTTGGTAGGCGAAAATGGGGCAGGAAAGACGACCTTGGTGAAATTGCTTGCGCGACTATACGAACCCACAGAGGGGCGGGTCTTATTGGAGGGAATAGATTTGAGGGCCTACGATTTGAAGGACGTAAGAGATCATATTGGTATTATTTTCCAGGATTATATGCGGTTTCAGTTGAAGGCAGGGGAGAACATAGCCGTAGGTAATATTGAAGCATTAAGGGAGCAAAGCACCATAGAAATGGCTGCCCACAAAAGCCTGGCGAATACCGTTATCGAATCCTTGCCGGGTAAATATGATCAAATGTTGGGCAAACGCTTTGCTGATGGATTGGAATTGTCGGGCGGGCAATGGCAAAAGATTGCGCTGGCGCGGGCATATATGCGCGATGCCCAGCTGTTGATTCTTGATGAACCTACTTCTGCATTGGATGCCCGGGCCGAGCATGAGGTTTTTCAGCGGTTTTCGGACCTGATTGAAGACAAATCGGCTGTGCTTATTTCTCATCGATTTAGTACAGTAAGAATGGCTGATCGCATTTTGGTGCTAGAGAATGGTCGATTATTGGAATTGGGTAGTCATGAAGAATTATTGCAAAAGGATGGAAAATATGCTGAATTATTTCATTTACAAGCCCAAGGATATATTTGA
- a CDS encoding AAA domain-containing protein, with product MSNIIQELERLSELLALEKKEDFEQHKQKVLSLPLEQRVQKGYSWYPVSLLKSGYALGERAYVIVERAEIGNNHQFRPGKMVNFFTRQADAYQPEKTGVIQYVEKRRMKIILNAKDLPEWLGMGQIGVDLLFDERTYMEMEKALKLVKKAKNDRLAEIRDILLGAQKPGLIPPSIPLHIPQLNASQNKAVQQALNTPDVSIIHGPPGTGKTTTLVEVVRLLCKEEQTVLVTAPSNTAVDLLTERLAAIGLNVLRIGNISRVDENIIKHTLESKLSLHPESKNIKKVRIQAAESRRQASRFRRRFGKEEYLERRHLQEQAKELAAWANQLEDRLVEQIIAAANVITCTLVGSTQKVLDKVKFRTLIIDEAAQALEPACWIPITKAARVVLTGDPFQLPPTVKSRLAQQQGFDKTLIEKCLERISITSFLDTQYRMNEHIMGFSNARFYQNELIAAPEVAQQRLPYASDEAILFIDTAGCGFEEKIHIQYQSRFNPEEFQILREHLYLLVSRFEVDTLPSIALISPYREQVVYMKTQLEQDELLKALPITINTIDGFQGQERDVIYISLVRSNNKSEIGFLKDYRRMNVAMTRARLQLIMVGDSATLGNDPFYQELLDYVDKVGQYQTAWEYLQG from the coding sequence ATGTCTAACATTATTCAAGAATTAGAACGGCTGTCGGAATTACTCGCTTTGGAAAAAAAGGAAGATTTCGAACAACATAAACAGAAAGTATTGAGTCTTCCGCTGGAACAAAGAGTGCAAAAAGGCTATTCCTGGTACCCAGTCTCGCTCCTCAAATCTGGTTACGCCCTGGGAGAACGAGCCTATGTCATTGTCGAACGAGCGGAGATAGGCAATAACCACCAGTTCCGCCCAGGAAAAATGGTCAACTTCTTTACCCGTCAAGCCGATGCCTACCAACCTGAAAAAACTGGCGTTATCCAGTATGTTGAAAAAAGACGGATGAAAATCATCTTGAATGCTAAGGACCTGCCAGAATGGTTGGGAATGGGGCAAATTGGAGTTGATTTGCTTTTTGACGAACGGACCTATATGGAAATGGAAAAAGCCCTTAAGCTCGTCAAAAAAGCCAAAAATGATCGACTAGCAGAAATCAGAGACATTCTCCTGGGTGCTCAAAAACCAGGTTTGATTCCTCCTAGCATCCCACTCCATATTCCACAATTAAATGCCTCCCAAAACAAGGCGGTCCAACAAGCACTGAACACCCCAGATGTCAGTATCATTCATGGCCCCCCCGGAACAGGCAAAACAACGACTTTAGTGGAAGTCGTTCGCCTACTTTGCAAGGAAGAACAAACCGTGCTGGTAACGGCTCCCAGCAATACAGCCGTCGACCTACTCACCGAACGCCTGGCAGCCATCGGTTTGAATGTCCTCAGAATAGGAAATATTTCCAGGGTAGATGAAAATATCATCAAACATACCCTGGAATCTAAATTATCCCTACACCCCGAAAGCAAAAACATCAAAAAAGTAAGAATTCAGGCCGCCGAGTCCCGACGACAAGCCAGTCGCTTCCGCCGCCGCTTTGGCAAAGAGGAATACCTCGAACGACGCCACCTACAGGAGCAAGCCAAAGAACTGGCAGCCTGGGCCAACCAATTAGAGGATCGTTTGGTCGAACAAATAATAGCTGCTGCTAATGTCATTACCTGTACCCTAGTCGGTTCTACCCAAAAGGTATTGGATAAGGTAAAGTTTCGTACCCTCATCATTGATGAAGCGGCTCAAGCCCTTGAACCCGCTTGCTGGATTCCCATCACTAAAGCAGCCAGGGTCGTCCTCACCGGAGACCCCTTCCAACTGCCTCCTACCGTCAAAAGCAGACTTGCCCAACAGCAAGGATTTGACAAAACACTCATCGAAAAATGCCTCGAAAGAATCAGCATCACCTCTTTCTTGGATACTCAATACCGAATGAACGAACATATCATGGGCTTTTCCAATGCTCGTTTTTATCAAAATGAACTCATTGCCGCCCCAGAGGTTGCCCAACAACGCCTCCCCTACGCATCCGATGAAGCCATCCTATTTATAGATACCGCGGGTTGTGGCTTTGAAGAAAAAATACACATACAATACCAAAGCCGATTCAATCCCGAAGAATTTCAAATCCTCCGAGAACATTTATACCTCCTGGTTAGCCGATTTGAAGTCGACACCCTCCCCTCTATTGCCCTCATCTCACCCTACAGAGAACAGGTTGTCTACATGAAAACACAACTGGAACAGGATGAATTGCTCAAAGCACTTCCTATTACTATTAATACGATCGACGGTTTCCAAGGGCAGGAAAGAGATGTCATCTATATCTCATTGGTTCGCTCTAATAACAAATCAGAAATAGGCTTTCTGAAAGACTACCGAAGGATGAATGTGGCCATGACCCGCGCCAGGTTACAACTCATCATGGTCGGAGATAGCGCTACCCTAGGCAACGACCCCTTCTACCAGGAACTCCTGGATTATGTAGACAAAGTAGGCCAATATCAAACAGCATGGGAATACCTGCAAGGGTGA